In a genomic window of Pontibacter liquoris:
- a CDS encoding LON peptidase substrate-binding domain-containing protein — MSKYLPLFPLNIVVFPGEKLNLHIFEPRYKQLVLDCITQDKTFGIPTFVQNAVGKYGTELEILSIEKKYENGEMDIRTRGLHIIKIKQFDRMAPGRLYAGGEVEVVEDIADEDIVVKLRIKEILLKLYQALGVNKLLVELPEDFKSFDIAHNLGLSTEQEYALLQLPGESIRQQVILQHLEQLLPLVLETERLKERVRLNGHFKHLTPPNF; from the coding sequence ATGAGCAAATACCTCCCGCTGTTTCCCCTTAACATCGTCGTGTTTCCGGGCGAAAAGCTGAACCTGCATATTTTTGAGCCGCGCTACAAACAACTGGTGCTCGATTGCATCACCCAGGATAAAACCTTTGGCATACCAACCTTTGTACAAAATGCGGTGGGCAAGTATGGCACTGAGCTGGAGATCCTAAGCATCGAGAAAAAGTATGAGAACGGAGAAATGGATATCCGGACGCGCGGCCTGCACATCATCAAAATAAAACAGTTTGACAGGATGGCGCCAGGCAGGCTTTATGCCGGCGGCGAGGTGGAGGTGGTGGAAGACATTGCCGATGAGGACATTGTAGTAAAACTCCGGATAAAGGAAATCCTGCTGAAGCTCTACCAGGCCCTAGGCGTGAACAAGCTGCTGGTAGAACTGCCCGAAGATTTTAAATCGTTTGATATTGCCCACAACCTGGGCCTGAGCACCGAACAGGAATACGCCCTGCTGCAGTTGCCCGGCGAAAGCATCCGCCAGCAAGTGATCCTCCAGCACCTGGAACAGCTCCTGCCGCTGGTGCTGGAAACGGAGCGGCTCAAAGAGCGGGTGCGCCTGAACGGCCATTTTAAGCACCTCACGCCACCTAACTTTTAG
- a CDS encoding metallophosphoesterase, translating into MLLYFLIIIPALFILFLVFSYGQERQYRRKPFYRLSDVGWQHCAPPADARRAYSVALLGDVGAVATDGSDPVLRMLAAWQETAGADAMTIFLGDNLYPIGLPPVGHPYRATAEKRLDLLLQQLQQYPGRGIFLGGNHDWNKGRKNGFAQLQLQENYVNEHGGKNIRYLPAHGCPGPVTIQLAEGLLLLVINTQWWVQKGERPLGEAYGCPYNHIEEFYVALNQVLRQNAHQRILVAAHHPLYSNALHGGKFTIKQHLFPLTTANKRFLIPLPVFGSLYPFYRKLFGAHEDMSHRRYKKMRKRLLRIFHRYSNIIYVAGHDHNLQHFEVRHNHYIVSGSGSKTAFVKKGGKATFTLEQLGFFVLDYYSNGQVWLETRVAAEGGDAAGTVVFRKELTSILRPAAVPQNQPA; encoded by the coding sequence ATGCTGCTATACTTTCTCATCATTATTCCGGCCCTTTTTATCCTGTTCCTGGTATTCAGTTACGGGCAGGAGCGCCAATACCGACGAAAGCCTTTTTACCGGCTCTCGGATGTGGGCTGGCAGCACTGCGCCCCGCCCGCTGATGCCCGCCGTGCGTACTCCGTGGCGTTGCTGGGCGATGTAGGCGCTGTGGCAACAGATGGTAGTGACCCGGTGCTGCGCATGCTGGCCGCATGGCAGGAAACAGCGGGTGCCGATGCCATGACTATTTTCCTGGGAGATAACCTGTACCCTATCGGGCTTCCGCCGGTTGGCCACCCTTACCGAGCCACAGCCGAAAAAAGACTCGATTTGTTGTTACAGCAATTGCAGCAATATCCGGGGCGAGGCATTTTTCTGGGCGGAAACCACGACTGGAACAAGGGCCGCAAAAACGGCTTTGCACAATTACAGTTGCAGGAGAATTATGTGAACGAACATGGCGGCAAAAACATCCGGTACCTGCCTGCGCATGGCTGTCCCGGCCCTGTCACCATTCAGCTAGCCGAAGGGTTGCTGCTGCTGGTCATCAACACGCAGTGGTGGGTGCAGAAAGGCGAACGGCCGCTGGGCGAGGCATACGGCTGCCCTTATAATCATATCGAGGAGTTTTATGTGGCGCTGAACCAGGTGCTGCGCCAAAACGCGCACCAGCGGATACTGGTGGCAGCACACCACCCACTATACAGCAATGCCCTGCATGGGGGCAAGTTCACCATCAAGCAGCACCTTTTCCCGCTTACTACGGCCAACAAACGCTTTCTGATCCCCTTGCCTGTTTTTGGGTCTTTATACCCTTTTTACCGCAAGCTTTTTGGCGCCCACGAAGATATGTCGCACCGCAGGTATAAGAAAATGCGCAAGCGCCTGCTCCGCATCTTTCACCGCTACAGCAACATCATTTATGTAGCCGGCCACGATCACAACCTGCAGCACTTCGAGGTACGGCACAACCATTACATTGTGAGTGGCTCAGGCAGCAAAACAGCCTTCGTGAAAAAAGGCGGTAAAGCTACGTTTACGCTGGAGCAGCTAGGCTTTTTTGTACTGGATTATTATAGCAACGGGCAAGTATGGCTCGAGACACGCGTGGCTGCAGAAGGTGGAGATGCGGCCGGCACGGTGGTATTCCGCAAGGAGCTCACCAGCATCCTGCGGCCGGCAGCGGTGCCGCAAAACCAACCGGCATAA
- a CDS encoding diacylglycerol/lipid kinase family protein, protein MEETAPQHLLFVINPIAGDVEKDELEEEISATCQQHGITYDLYKTSGEKDREEVKQRLREHKYDAVFAVGGDGTVSMVASLLIGTSTPLGIIPLGSGNGLSKDLNIPQDTEDALKLIYRHQVRSIDTVDLNGHPSIHLSDFGFNALVVQKFSDGDTRGPGSYAWIAMQEYLSYEPKRYRIETDQDTFEGKAFMVTIANANAFGSNASINPNGILNDGRFEICLIEPFPKAAGIGILYKLYTDSIDDSVYTQKFSCRKATIYNLDEEVMHIDGEPVEMGTEVTVTMHPKSLRVVLPEPGDVVA, encoded by the coding sequence ATGGAAGAAACAGCGCCCCAACACTTGCTTTTTGTCATAAACCCGATTGCCGGTGATGTTGAAAAAGATGAACTGGAAGAAGAAATAAGTGCTACCTGCCAGCAGCACGGCATCACGTATGACCTCTATAAAACGTCAGGGGAGAAGGACAGAGAAGAGGTAAAGCAGCGCCTGAGAGAGCATAAGTATGATGCTGTGTTTGCAGTAGGCGGCGATGGCACCGTCAGTATGGTGGCCTCGCTGCTGATCGGTACGTCCACGCCGCTGGGCATCATTCCGCTGGGCTCCGGAAACGGCCTGTCCAAAGACCTCAATATTCCGCAGGATACTGAAGACGCGCTCAAACTCATTTACCGCCACCAGGTCCGCAGCATCGATACCGTCGATCTTAACGGCCATCCTTCCATCCACCTCAGCGATTTTGGCTTCAATGCCCTTGTGGTGCAAAAATTCAGCGATGGCGACACCCGCGGGCCCGGCTCCTATGCGTGGATCGCGATGCAGGAATACCTGAGCTACGAACCCAAACGCTACCGCATCGAAACCGACCAGGACACGTTCGAGGGCAAAGCGTTTATGGTAACCATTGCCAATGCCAATGCCTTTGGAAGCAATGCCAGCATCAATCCCAATGGCATCCTCAACGACGGCCGCTTTGAGATCTGTCTGATCGAGCCCTTCCCAAAAGCTGCCGGCATTGGTATCCTCTACAAGCTCTATACTGATAGTATCGACGACTCGGTGTATACACAAAAATTCAGCTGCCGCAAAGCCACCATTTATAACCTGGATGAGGAGGTGATGCACATTGACGGGGAGCCCGTAGAAATGGGGACAGAAGTAACCGTGACCATGCACCCCAAAAGCTTGCGCGTCGTGTTACCCGAGCCCGGAGATGTTGTGGCCTGA
- a CDS encoding M48 family metallopeptidase — protein sequence MRGIIKFIIALLLAGMSLFTYWCNTQENEFTGQKQHVDMTVQQEIALGLQAAPEMTQQYGGLHPDQQAAAKVKEVGQRLVQSTDVKASPYDFDFHLLADEETVNAFALPGGQVFITAGLLKRLSTEGQLAGVLGHEIGHVVARHSAQQLAKSKLTQGLTGAAAIATYDPSDPASRTGAIAAAMVGKMVNMRYGRQDELESDRLSVRLTGEAGYDPRAMIEVMKVLEQASGGAGGPEFMQTHPNPGNRVAEIERAIKEEYPDGLPEGLQQ from the coding sequence ATGAGAGGAATTATTAAATTTATAATTGCGCTCCTGCTGGCGGGCATGTCGCTGTTCACGTACTGGTGCAACACCCAGGAGAACGAGTTTACGGGCCAGAAACAGCACGTCGACATGACGGTGCAGCAGGAAATAGCCTTGGGCCTGCAGGCGGCGCCGGAGATGACGCAGCAGTATGGCGGGCTGCATCCGGACCAGCAGGCGGCTGCCAAAGTGAAAGAGGTGGGGCAGCGGCTGGTGCAGAGCACCGATGTGAAAGCCTCACCATATGACTTCGATTTCCACCTGTTGGCCGATGAAGAGACGGTGAACGCGTTTGCCTTGCCCGGCGGGCAGGTTTTTATTACAGCGGGTTTGCTCAAGCGCCTTAGTACCGAAGGGCAGCTGGCAGGCGTGCTGGGCCATGAGATCGGGCACGTGGTGGCCCGCCATTCGGCGCAGCAACTGGCCAAATCAAAGCTGACGCAGGGCCTGACAGGCGCTGCCGCCATTGCAACCTATGACCCGAGCGACCCGGCTAGTCGCACCGGCGCCATTGCCGCCGCCATGGTAGGCAAAATGGTGAACATGCGCTACGGCCGCCAGGATGAACTGGAATCCGACCGGCTGTCGGTGCGCCTGACAGGGGAGGCAGGGTACGACCCGCGCGCGATGATCGAGGTGATGAAAGTACTGGAGCAGGCCAGCGGTGGGGCAGGAGGCCCCGAGTTTATGCAGACGCACCCCAACCCGGGCAACCGCGTAGCCGAGATCGAGCGCGCCATTAAGGAAGAGTACCCGGACGGGCTGCCGGAAGGACTACAGCAGTAA
- a CDS encoding murein L,D-transpeptidase catalytic domain family protein → MIRAVLTTLTLALLSFASLEVPVTGAQALGKEVHTVARTTNALTFTEKKMAFDDHALDVYNEAGLKTAGLSYEVFEKAFVGYHNFKQRQLIAPSNSVLTVIDFTQASNQKRLWIIDVNTKKLLYNTLVAHGRNTGEADARQFSNEPNSFKSSIGFYLTGKTYTGKHGLSLRLNGMDPKYNSNAMQRAIVVHGADYVSENFVKQYGRLGRSLGCPAVPLEFSKAIINTIKDNSCLYINGADQNYMSSFLDNTQAVETFALSELSPVQQI, encoded by the coding sequence ATGATAAGAGCAGTTTTAACTACCCTTACCCTCGCTTTACTTTCATTTGCCAGCCTTGAAGTTCCCGTTACCGGCGCGCAAGCCCTCGGCAAGGAAGTGCACACAGTTGCCCGCACAACCAACGCTTTAACGTTTACGGAAAAGAAAATGGCCTTCGACGACCATGCCCTCGACGTGTACAACGAAGCAGGTCTGAAAACGGCAGGTTTGTCTTACGAGGTGTTTGAGAAAGCCTTTGTTGGCTATCATAATTTTAAGCAGCGCCAGCTAATCGCGCCTTCCAATTCCGTTTTAACTGTAATTGATTTTACACAGGCCAGCAACCAGAAACGCCTCTGGATTATTGATGTAAACACGAAAAAGCTGTTGTATAATACCCTGGTGGCACATGGCCGCAACACAGGAGAAGCCGATGCCCGGCAGTTCTCTAACGAGCCAAACTCATTTAAGAGCAGCATTGGTTTTTACCTGACCGGCAAAACATATACCGGCAAGCATGGCCTGTCGTTACGGCTCAATGGCATGGACCCCAAGTATAATTCCAACGCCATGCAGCGTGCCATTGTGGTACATGGCGCAGATTATGTGAGCGAGAATTTTGTAAAACAATACGGCCGCTTAGGGCGCAGCCTGGGTTGCCCGGCCGTGCCATTGGAGTTCTCCAAAGCGATCATCAACACTATCAAGGATAATAGCTGCCTCTACATCAACGGAGCAGACCAAAATTATATGTCCAGCTTTTTAGACAATACCCAGGCGGTGGAAACCTTTGCCCTGAGCGAACTAAGCCCAGTGCAGCAGATCTGA
- a CDS encoding DUF4199 domain-containing protein, whose amino-acid sequence MEKIGIKYGLLTTAGLIVYFLIMDLLGLTHYTALHFLNGIILTIGVVMAIRGYKQSVNGQISYFKGLGAGIITSAVATLLFAVFMVLYVKIGSGKLLKELSSQPYLGEGLAATPGFVIFMVLMMEGVISGVMISFIAMQFFKRDEHKVPGSP is encoded by the coding sequence ATGGAAAAGATCGGAATCAAATACGGCCTTTTGACCACAGCGGGCCTGATCGTTTATTTTCTGATCATGGATCTGCTGGGGCTCACGCATTATACAGCCCTGCATTTCCTGAACGGGATCATCCTGACCATTGGCGTGGTGATGGCCATCCGGGGGTATAAGCAAAGTGTAAATGGGCAGATATCCTACTTTAAAGGTCTTGGCGCCGGTATCATTACGTCCGCAGTAGCTACCTTGCTGTTTGCGGTGTTCATGGTGCTATATGTTAAAATCGGCAGCGGGAAATTACTCAAAGAGCTCTCCTCGCAGCCTTACCTGGGGGAGGGGCTGGCTGCTACGCCCGGCTTTGTGATCTTTATGGTGCTGATGATGGAAGGCGTTATCTCCGGGGTGATGATCTCGTTTATTGCCATGCAGTTTTTTAAACGCGATGAGCACAAAGTGCCCGGAAGCCCGTAA
- a CDS encoding DUF4199 domain-containing protein yields the protein MAYSKVSYQNLAIKYGLLVGIAHILFFLIMRLLGLTDIVELSYLSGIFLVIGIVVAISKYKKLRAGMINYFEGLAIGAITAAVSSVILGIFLVLFIVLFDQQYLETLGASGLFPHSISILTMFLVTIVQGTWPGFLVAFIAMQWFKRPDHTLPNQA from the coding sequence ATGGCATACTCAAAAGTATCTTATCAGAACCTGGCGATAAAGTACGGATTACTGGTTGGCATTGCGCACATCTTGTTCTTTTTAATCATGCGCCTGCTTGGCCTTACCGATATTGTGGAACTGTCGTACCTGAGTGGCATCTTCCTGGTCATCGGTATTGTGGTGGCTATTTCGAAGTATAAAAAGCTGCGCGCCGGCATGATCAATTACTTTGAGGGGCTGGCTATCGGTGCTATCACGGCTGCCGTATCGAGCGTCATTCTTGGTATTTTCCTGGTGCTCTTTATCGTTTTGTTCGATCAGCAATACCTGGAGACTTTAGGTGCCAGCGGTTTGTTTCCGCATAGCATTTCGATACTGACCATGTTCCTGGTAACCATTGTGCAGGGTACCTGGCCAGGGTTTTTAGTTGCTTTTATTGCCATGCAATGGTTCAAACGGCCGGACCATACCTTGCCAAACCAAGCCTGA
- a CDS encoding ABC-F family ATP-binding cassette domain-containing protein translates to MISTSNVSLAYGKRTLFEDVTIKFVPGNCYGLIGANGAGKSTFLKILSGEIDPNTGTVDIPANARLAVLKQNHFVYDEYPALQTVIMGHKRLWDIMAEKDAIYAKPDFDEADGLRAAELEGEFADLEGWNAEYEAAELLSGLGISENLHHSLMKDLSGSEKVRVLLAQALFGNPDILLLDEPTNHLDAESIMWLENFLDNFQNTVIVVSHDRHFLDAVCTHVADIDYGKIQMFAGNYGFWYESSQLASKQRADANKKTEDKRKELEEFIRRFSANASKSKQATSRQKLLEKLTVEDIKPSSRKYPYIAFKPEREAGNQLLNVENLTKAIDGQTIFSDVTFMVDKGDKIAILGRNDIAASTFFKVIAGELAPDSGEYKWGTTITSAFFPKDNEEFFDTDLNLVDWLRQYSTEKDESFIRGFLGRMLFSGEESLKKANVLSGGEKVRCMFSRMMLQSGNVLLFDEPTNHLDLESITALNNALRDFDGTILFSSHDLQFVDTIANRIIELTPNGIIDKRMSYEAYLSDESIKELRKKMYATAVV, encoded by the coding sequence ATGATAAGTACCAGCAATGTCAGCTTGGCTTACGGCAAGCGCACATTATTTGAAGATGTTACCATCAAGTTCGTACCTGGCAACTGCTATGGTCTTATTGGCGCAAATGGCGCTGGAAAGTCAACGTTCCTGAAGATATTATCTGGCGAGATCGATCCCAATACCGGCACGGTTGATATTCCAGCAAACGCCCGCCTGGCGGTGCTGAAGCAGAACCACTTTGTGTATGACGAATACCCGGCGCTGCAGACCGTGATCATGGGCCACAAGCGCCTTTGGGATATTATGGCCGAAAAGGATGCTATTTATGCCAAGCCGGACTTTGATGAGGCAGATGGATTGCGAGCAGCCGAACTGGAAGGCGAATTTGCCGATCTGGAAGGCTGGAATGCCGAGTACGAAGCGGCCGAGTTGCTCAGTGGCCTGGGCATCAGCGAAAACCTGCACCACTCCCTGATGAAGGACCTGAGCGGTAGCGAAAAAGTACGTGTGCTGCTAGCACAGGCGCTGTTTGGCAACCCCGACATCTTGCTGCTCGATGAGCCTACCAACCACCTGGACGCTGAATCGATCATGTGGCTGGAGAACTTCCTGGATAATTTTCAGAACACGGTGATCGTGGTATCGCACGACCGCCACTTCCTGGATGCCGTGTGCACGCACGTGGCCGACATCGACTATGGTAAGATCCAGATGTTTGCCGGTAACTATGGCTTCTGGTACGAGTCCAGCCAGCTGGCCTCCAAGCAGCGGGCCGATGCCAACAAGAAAACCGAAGACAAGCGTAAAGAGCTCGAAGAGTTCATCCGCCGCTTCAGTGCCAACGCTTCCAAGTCGAAGCAGGCCACCTCGCGCCAGAAACTGCTCGAGAAACTGACCGTGGAAGACATCAAGCCTTCATCGCGCAAGTACCCTTACATTGCCTTTAAACCGGAGCGTGAAGCTGGTAACCAGCTCCTCAACGTAGAGAACCTGACCAAAGCTATCGATGGCCAGACGATCTTCAGCGATGTTACTTTTATGGTGGACAAGGGCGACAAAATTGCCATCCTGGGCCGAAACGATATAGCGGCTTCTACCTTCTTTAAAGTAATTGCCGGCGAGCTGGCACCTGATAGTGGCGAGTATAAGTGGGGTACCACCATCACGTCTGCTTTCTTTCCGAAAGACAACGAGGAGTTTTTTGATACCGATCTGAACCTGGTGGATTGGCTGCGCCAGTACTCCACCGAAAAAGACGAAAGCTTTATCCGCGGCTTCCTGGGGCGTATGCTTTTCTCGGGCGAAGAGTCGCTGAAGAAAGCCAATGTGTTGTCGGGTGGTGAGAAAGTACGCTGCATGTTTTCGCGTATGATGCTGCAGTCCGGCAACGTGCTCTTATTCGACGAGCCGACCAACCACCTGGACCTGGAGTCGATCACAGCCCTGAACAATGCGCTGCGCGATTTTGACGGCACCATTCTGTTCTCGTCTCATGACCTTCAGTTTGTAGATACCATTGCCAACCGCATTATCGAGTTGACACCGAACGGCATTATAGACAAGCGCATGAGCTACGAAGCGTATCTTTCGGACGAGTCGATAAAGGAGCTGCGCAAGAAAATGTACGCTACTGCTGTTGTTTAA
- a CDS encoding lmo0937 family membrane protein, producing the protein MGNLLYIIAAILVIFWLIGFLGFPDAVGGLIHILLVIAVIIVLLRLIRG; encoded by the coding sequence ATGGGAAATCTATTGTATATCATTGCAGCCATACTGGTAATTTTCTGGCTAATAGGCTTTCTGGGTTTCCCGGATGCCGTTGGTGGTCTGATCCACATTCTGCTTGTAATTGCCGTGATCATAGTACTCCTCCGGCTTATCCGGGGCTAG
- a CDS encoding lmo0937 family membrane protein codes for MGNLLYVIAVVLVIFWLIGFLGFPDAVGGIIHILLVLAVIAVVLRLIRGA; via the coding sequence ATGGGAAATTTACTTTATGTAATAGCGGTTGTATTGGTAATCTTCTGGTTAATCGGTTTCCTGGGCTTCCCGGATGCTGTAGGTGGTATTATCCATATACTTCTTGTACTGGCAGTAATTGCCGTAGTACTGCGCTTGATACGAGGAGCCTAA
- a CDS encoding 3-hydroxyacyl-CoA dehydrogenase family protein, with the protein MKKIAVIGSGTMGNGIAHAFAQNGFPVSLIDISEEALQKALGTIAKNLDRIVAKGNLTEEQKAHTLRNITTYTSLQEGVQEADLVVEAATENVDLKLKIFRDLSTFAKPEAILASNTSSISITKIASVTERPANVIGMHFMNPVPVMKLVEVIRGYSTSDEVTRQVVEITELLGKIPAEANDYPGFVANRILMPMINEAIYSLFEGVAGVEEIDTIMKLGMAHPMGPLQLADFIGLDVCLSILNVLHEGFGNPKYAPCPLLVNMVQAGHKGVKSGQGFYTWTHGSKELIVADRFKKK; encoded by the coding sequence ATGAAAAAAATAGCAGTTATCGGTTCCGGCACCATGGGTAACGGCATTGCGCACGCCTTTGCACAAAATGGTTTTCCTGTTTCATTAATTGACATCTCGGAAGAAGCGCTTCAGAAAGCCCTTGGCACGATTGCCAAAAACCTGGACCGCATTGTAGCCAAAGGAAACTTAACCGAAGAGCAGAAAGCACACACGCTACGCAACATCACCACCTACACCTCGCTGCAGGAAGGCGTGCAGGAAGCAGACCTGGTGGTGGAAGCTGCCACCGAGAACGTAGACCTCAAGCTTAAGATATTCCGTGACCTGAGCACCTTTGCCAAACCGGAAGCCATACTTGCCTCCAATACCTCCTCTATCTCTATTACCAAGATCGCCTCGGTTACCGAACGCCCTGCGAACGTAATCGGCATGCACTTTATGAACCCGGTGCCAGTGATGAAGCTGGTGGAAGTGATCCGCGGATACTCCACCTCAGATGAGGTGACCCGCCAGGTAGTAGAAATAACCGAACTGCTGGGCAAGATTCCGGCCGAAGCGAACGATTACCCGGGCTTTGTCGCGAACCGTATCCTGATGCCGATGATCAACGAAGCGATCTACAGCCTGTTTGAAGGCGTAGCTGGCGTGGAGGAGATCGACACCATTATGAAACTGGGTATGGCCCACCCAATGGGACCGCTGCAGCTGGCCGATTTTATTGGCCTTGATGTCTGCCTGTCTATCCTGAATGTGCTGCACGAGGGATTTGGAAATCCGAAGTATGCGCCGTGCCCGCTGCTGGTTAATATGGTACAGGCCGGCCACAAGGGTGTTAAATCCGGCCAGGGCTTTTATACCTGGACGCATGGCTCCAAAGAGCTCATCGTAGCAGACCGGTTTAAGAAGAAGTAA
- a CDS encoding 2,3,4,5-tetrahydropyridine-2,6-dicarboxylate N-succinyltransferase encodes MALREVIEAAWENRALLQDKITVEAIRTVVDELDKGVLRVAEPVGEEWQVNEWVKKAVLLYFPIQAMQTIEVGPFEFHDKIALKRNYAGLGVRVVPHAIARYGAFLANGVVMMPSYVNIGAYVDSGTMVDTWATVGSCAQVGKNVHLSGGVGLGGVLEPVQAAPVIIEDGAFIGSRSILVEGCRVGKEAVIGAGVTITGSSKIIDVTGSEPKEYRGYVPPRSVVIPGSYTKHFPAGDFQVPCALIIGQRKESTDLKTSLNDVLRDHAVAV; translated from the coding sequence ATGGCATTAAGAGAAGTAATAGAAGCGGCCTGGGAGAACCGGGCCCTGCTGCAGGATAAAATCACGGTGGAGGCGATCCGCACCGTGGTAGATGAACTGGACAAAGGAGTGCTGCGCGTGGCAGAACCTGTGGGTGAAGAATGGCAGGTAAATGAATGGGTAAAGAAAGCGGTGCTGCTCTACTTTCCGATCCAGGCCATGCAGACCATCGAGGTAGGTCCTTTTGAGTTTCATGACAAGATCGCGCTGAAGCGCAATTATGCCGGCCTGGGCGTACGCGTGGTGCCGCATGCCATTGCGCGCTACGGAGCGTTCCTGGCAAACGGCGTGGTGATGATGCCGTCTTATGTAAACATCGGCGCATATGTGGATTCCGGCACTATGGTGGACACTTGGGCAACCGTTGGAAGCTGCGCACAGGTAGGCAAGAATGTGCACCTGAGCGGCGGCGTGGGCCTTGGCGGCGTGCTGGAGCCTGTGCAGGCAGCGCCCGTAATCATTGAAGACGGGGCTTTTATCGGTTCCAGAAGTATACTGGTGGAAGGATGCCGTGTGGGCAAAGAAGCGGTGATCGGAGCAGGTGTGACCATTACCGGTAGCTCTAAAATTATAGATGTAACGGGCAGCGAGCCTAAAGAGTACCGCGGGTATGTGCCGCCTCGTTCGGTGGTGATCCCAGGTTCGTATACCAAGCATTTCCCTGCCGGCGATTTCCAGGTGCCCTGCGCCCTGATTATCGGCCAGCGCAAGGAGAGCACCGATCTGAAAACATCGTTAAACGATGTGCTGCGCGATCATGCCGTAGCGGTGTAA
- a CDS encoding glycosyltransferase: protein MPEKRILIASLLKPVNDTRMYEKLGRSLAMLPDVQVHICGFEAALPADAPANMSFHPIFHFRRLSIKRASAQVLYYRLLCHLKPQVIIVCTHELLLSSLYFKKKHGCRLVYDVRENYALNLTAQHNYNAGLKHLLALGVRKIEKAAATSISHYLVAEQSYLQELPFLTRNTTLVQNKYKPGASYTMPVTPVALPAGPLQLLYSGTIAELYGVFEAITFAEAVHQLRPGSTLTIIGYSARAETWHQVKKLAEGRPYIRLVGGDKLVPHPSIVQQIQQSDLGLLPYQPNASTFRCIPTKLYEYVAHALPVVVQANPLWQPIVARHAAGVSIDFRTCDVAALLQQLRQQQFYTTGVPAEAFWKEEEQKLLVAITPLLEHEKIKTS, encoded by the coding sequence ATGCCTGAAAAGAGAATCCTGATTGCTTCGCTGTTAAAACCTGTAAACGATACCCGCATGTATGAGAAGCTGGGCCGCTCGCTGGCCATGCTGCCCGATGTGCAGGTACATATCTGCGGGTTTGAGGCGGCTCTGCCTGCCGATGCGCCAGCGAACATGTCCTTCCACCCGATCTTTCATTTCAGGCGCTTAAGTATAAAACGGGCCAGCGCGCAAGTGCTTTATTACCGGCTACTTTGCCACCTCAAACCCCAGGTAATTATAGTATGTACGCACGAGTTGCTGTTATCTAGTTTATACTTTAAGAAAAAGCACGGGTGCCGGCTGGTGTATGATGTGCGTGAAAATTATGCCCTGAACCTGACGGCGCAACACAATTATAATGCAGGCCTCAAACACCTGCTCGCCCTAGGAGTCCGGAAGATAGAAAAAGCGGCCGCCACAAGTATAAGCCACTACCTGGTGGCTGAACAGAGTTACCTGCAGGAGCTGCCTTTTCTGACACGCAACACCACGCTGGTACAAAACAAGTATAAACCCGGCGCCAGCTATACGATGCCCGTTACCCCTGTAGCTCTGCCCGCCGGACCGTTGCAACTGCTTTATTCCGGTACCATTGCCGAACTATACGGGGTATTCGAGGCGATCACGTTTGCCGAAGCGGTACACCAGCTGCGGCCGGGTTCCACCCTTACTATAATAGGGTATAGCGCGCGCGCCGAAACCTGGCACCAGGTAAAAAAACTTGCCGAAGGCCGGCCCTACATTCGCCTGGTGGGGGGCGATAAACTGGTGCCCCACCCCTCTATTGTGCAGCAGATCCAGCAAAGCGACCTGGGCCTGCTCCCCTATCAGCCGAATGCCAGCACGTTTCGCTGCATCCCCACCAAACTCTATGAATATGTAGCGCATGCGCTGCCGGTTGTGGTACAGGCAAATCCGCTCTGGCAACCAATTGTGGCCCGGCATGCGGCTGGCGTAAGTATTGACTTCAGGACCTGCGATGTGGCGGCGCTGTTGCAGCAGCTCCGGCAGCAGCAATTTTATACAACGGGAGTGCCGGCCGAGGCGTTTTGGAAAGAGGAAGAACAGAAGCTGTTGGTAGCCATTACCCCGTTGCTGGAGCATGAAAAGATTAAAACTTCCTAA